The stretch of DNA CAAAATCGATCGGTAGGCGTGCGGATGGATGCATTGCAGGATCATACGCAGAAGGTGGAAGAAACCGTTGCTTTTTTGCGTCAGCGTCTGCCCGGAACGCCCCGGGTCATCGTCGTGCTCGGTACCGGTCTGGGCAGGCTGGCCGAGCACATGACGGAAGAAGTCCGGCTCCCCTATGAGTCCATTCCGCATTTTCCCCGATCAACGGTCACGAGCCATGCCGGGAACCTGCTTTACGGCACCCTGGGAGGCAAACAGGTCGCGGTTCTGCAGGGCCGTTTTCATTTTTATGAAGGCTATTCCGCCCGGGAGCTGACTTTCCCGGTGCGCGTTCTCTCTTTGCTTGGTGCTGAACTGTTGCTCGTTTCCAATGCCGCGGGCGGTCTTAATCCCGATTATGCGGCAGGCACCCTGATGATCATGAATGATCATCTCAATTTTATTCCGGACAACCCTTTGCGCGGTCCAAACGTGGATGCATGGG from Desulfobulbaceae bacterium DB1 encodes:
- a CDS encoding purine-nucleoside phosphorylase, with the protein product MDALQDHTQKVEETVAFLRQRLPGTPRVIVVLGTGLGRLAEHMTEEVRLPYESIPHFPRSTVTSHAGNLLYGTLGGKQVAVLQGRFHFYEGYSARELTFPVRVLSLLGAELLLVSNAAGGLNPDYAAGTLMIMNDHLNFIPDNPLRGPNVDAWGRRFPDCSRVYDPTLIDLAIACATGLDLPNVVSGTYVAIPGPSLETPAETRFLRMCGADAVGMSTVPEVLVAVHAGLRVLGISMVSNVNDPDNFQPIRIEDILAQAEKSEKDFVRLVQAVLREL